The following are encoded in a window of Pseudobdellovibrionaceae bacterium genomic DNA:
- a CDS encoding RidA family protein, producing the protein MSEKISTKRAPEPVGAYPHARKFGDLLFLSGVGPRKPGTKEIPGVTLGADGEIAAYDVAVQTESVIENIRIILEDAGSSFDKILDVQVFLTNMKKDFKIYNEIYAKHFTSVGATRTTIEVGALPTPIAVEFKVIAQA; encoded by the coding sequence GTGAGCGAGAAAATTTCCACGAAACGCGCCCCCGAACCCGTCGGCGCTTATCCCCACGCGCGCAAATTCGGCGATCTGCTTTTCCTGTCCGGCGTGGGCCCGCGCAAGCCCGGAACGAAAGAGATCCCCGGCGTGACCCTGGGCGCGGACGGCGAGATCGCGGCCTATGACGTGGCCGTGCAGACCGAGTCCGTGATCGAAAACATCCGCATCATCCTGGAAGACGCCGGATCGTCCTTCGATAAAATTTTGGACGTGCAGGTCTTTCTCACCAATATGAAAAAAGACTTCAAAATCTATAACGAAATCTACGCGAAACACTTCACGTCGGTGGGTGCAACCCGCACGACAATCGAAGTGGGCGCGCTGCCGACCCCGATCGCCGTCGAATTCAAGGTGATCGCTCAAGCCTGA
- a CDS encoding CapA family protein, protein MFRRHLLKSVLTLTASVTMIPKAQASCSANGEVKIAAVGDILVHGALYAPANQSRQGFSSIWSSLTPLFKSADITYGNFEATAARGLSQSGRQLADPGRVYDCRHPVDKDGRPNTKRNGGDAVYCVTNFLFNYHPDMIGALKQSGFSVLSTANNHSMDRGRLGVDKTVESMQEYGMPFTGTRHSKQNNAFHAITNAKGWKVAWLGCADAVNWSGAQPQVLRCNSEATMSLIRQLSKDRSIDAVIVTPHWGGEYQTTPSSSQTRLAKRFADAGATAVIGNHAHVIQPLRIVKSSDQRDVPVAYSLGNFVAGQKGIERQMSIVLFLDLSRSGGVTKVRGISAVPVVRVGLKIVSLDSAIANGGIAGQEREAAQILRSRMSEARILRPSQVCQ, encoded by the coding sequence ATGTTCCGTCGCCATCTGCTGAAGTCCGTGCTGACGCTCACCGCGAGTGTCACGATGATCCCGAAGGCCCAGGCCTCGTGTTCGGCAAACGGCGAAGTGAAGATCGCCGCCGTCGGCGACATCCTGGTCCACGGGGCGCTCTACGCTCCGGCGAACCAGAGCCGTCAGGGATTCTCTTCGATCTGGTCGTCGCTGACTCCGCTTTTCAAGTCGGCCGACATCACTTATGGAAACTTCGAGGCCACCGCCGCGCGCGGGCTTTCCCAATCGGGTCGCCAACTGGCCGATCCCGGTCGTGTCTATGACTGCCGTCACCCGGTGGATAAAGACGGTCGCCCCAACACCAAACGCAACGGCGGCGATGCGGTTTACTGCGTGACCAACTTCCTTTTCAACTATCACCCCGACATGATCGGCGCCCTGAAACAATCGGGTTTCAGCGTCCTTTCGACTGCGAATAACCATTCGATGGATCGCGGCCGTTTGGGCGTCGATAAAACCGTCGAATCGATGCAAGAGTACGGCATGCCCTTCACCGGGACCCGCCACTCGAAACAGAACAACGCCTTCCACGCCATCACCAACGCCAAAGGCTGGAAAGTCGCTTGGCTCGGTTGCGCGGACGCCGTGAACTGGAGCGGGGCTCAGCCCCAAGTTCTGCGCTGTAACTCGGAAGCGACCATGTCGCTGATTCGCCAGCTTTCGAAAGACCGTTCGATCGACGCGGTCATCGTGACGCCGCACTGGGGTGGCGAATACCAGACAACGCCGAGCTCCTCGCAGACCCGGCTCGCGAAAAGGTTCGCCGATGCCGGCGCCACCGCCGTTATCGGAAACCACGCGCACGTGATTCAACCCTTGCGTATCGTGAAATCCTCGGATCAACGTGACGTTCCCGTGGCCTATTCGCTGGGAAATTTCGTCGCCGGTCAAAAGGGAATCGAACGCCAGATGTCCATCGTCCTGTTCTTGGACCTTTCCCGTTCGGGCGGCGTCACGAAGGTCCGCGGAATTTCCGCCGTTCCCGTCGTGCGCGTCGGCTTGAAGATCGTTTCCTTGGACAGCGCGATCGCGAACGGCGGAATCGCCGGTCAAGAGCGTGAGGCCGCGCAGATCCTCCGCTCGCGGATGTCGGAAGCCCGCATCCTTCGTCCCTCGCAGGTGTGCCAGTAA
- a CDS encoding ATP-binding cassette domain-containing protein has protein sequence MKVIEVENLRKEFQRAKRAATLGARMKNMISFGGAADVFRAVEDINFSVTKGESLAFIGPNGAGKSTTIKMLTGLLQPTSGRVSVLGMDPAQKRIELAYRIGSVFGQKSQLWLHLPPRDTFELLSRIYRLDRAKYEKRRRTLVELFDLGEIQDVATRKLSLGQRMRCEVAASLLHEPEIIFLDEPTIGLDPVAKASIRDLIKRANKEEGVTVFLTSHDSGDIERLCQRVIIVNHGRVIFDDSTQKLRRDYLTTKEISLKLNREWNERIDIPGVKVLKAKGYGVKLSVDQSVNSIDKVVGGILAHGGVEDITIANQALEDVITQIYQTPGR, from the coding sequence ATGAAAGTCATCGAAGTTGAAAACCTCCGCAAAGAATTCCAACGTGCGAAACGGGCCGCGACACTCGGCGCGCGCATGAAAAACATGATCTCCTTCGGGGGAGCGGCGGACGTCTTTCGTGCGGTTGAGGACATCAACTTTTCGGTCACCAAGGGCGAAAGTTTGGCCTTCATCGGTCCCAACGGGGCGGGGAAATCCACGACCATCAAGATGCTGACCGGCTTGTTGCAGCCGACCTCGGGCCGCGTTTCGGTCCTGGGGATGGATCCGGCCCAGAAACGTATCGAGCTTGCTTACCGGATCGGGAGCGTCTTCGGACAGAAGTCGCAGCTATGGTTGCACCTGCCGCCGCGGGATACCTTCGAGCTTTTAAGCCGGATCTATAGACTGGACCGCGCGAAATACGAAAAGCGCCGCCGGACGCTGGTGGAACTTTTCGACCTTGGCGAAATCCAAGACGTGGCCACGCGCAAGCTCAGCCTGGGTCAGCGCATGCGCTGCGAGGTCGCGGCGAGTCTGCTGCACGAGCCCGAGATCATCTTTTTGGATGAGCCGACCATCGGTCTGGATCCGGTGGCGAAAGCGAGTATCCGCGATCTGATCAAACGCGCGAACAAGGAAGAGGGCGTGACCGTCTTTCTGACCTCCCATGATTCCGGGGACATCGAACGTCTGTGTCAGCGCGTGATCATCGTGAATCACGGCCGCGTGATCTTTGACGACAGCACGCAGAAGCTGCGCCGCGATTATCTGACGACGAAAGAGATTTCGCTGAAGCTGAACCGCGAATGGAACGAACGCATCGATATTCCCGGTGTGAAAGTCCTGAAGGCGAAGGGCTACGGCGTGAAACTGTCCGTGGATCAGTCGGTGAATTCCATCGACAAAGTCGTGGGCGGGATCCTCGCCCACGGCGGAGTCGAGGACATCACCATCGCGAACCAAGCGCTTGAAGATGTCATCACCCAGATCTACCAAACTCCCGGACGCTGA
- a CDS encoding ABC-2 family transporter protein, translated as MRKYLSVFEITVRSRLSSLGDLAGMAILLAIILFVFVQLWRITLGADGAVLEGFTLNEMIWYYVGTETIILSMLPIHRVLEREIREGDVAIRLNKPIGYVSFHAAAFLGEAFVRLFILIGVGGIVTTWLVGPLDFQWTSLPALLLIFFTSLLLNFTYSAIIGLSAFWTEDVTGLFFVMDRMKWLLGGFLLPVSMFPEPLRTLAEWLPFRWMIYEPAKLLVHFSWADFARVLGAQVLVFVVVGGVVALMNHRGLKRLNVNGG; from the coding sequence ATGAGAAAATATCTGTCGGTTTTTGAAATCACGGTGCGTTCGCGCCTGTCGAGTCTGGGTGATTTGGCGGGCATGGCGATTTTGCTCGCGATCATTTTGTTCGTTTTCGTTCAGTTGTGGCGAATCACGCTGGGCGCGGACGGGGCCGTCCTTGAGGGTTTCACGTTGAATGAAATGATCTGGTACTACGTCGGCACGGAAACCATCATCTTGTCGATGCTACCGATCCACCGGGTGCTGGAGCGCGAGATCCGCGAAGGAGACGTCGCGATCCGCCTGAACAAACCCATCGGCTACGTGAGCTTTCACGCGGCGGCGTTTCTGGGCGAGGCCTTCGTGCGTCTGTTCATCCTGATCGGGGTGGGCGGGATCGTGACGACGTGGCTTGTGGGACCGTTGGATTTTCAGTGGACGAGTCTGCCCGCGCTGCTGTTGATCTTCTTCACGAGTTTGCTCTTGAACTTCACCTACAGCGCGATCATCGGGCTTTCGGCCTTCTGGACCGAGGACGTCACGGGGCTGTTCTTCGTCATGGACCGGATGAAGTGGCTGTTGGGCGGCTTTTTGCTGCCGGTATCGATGTTTCCCGAGCCCTTGCGCACGCTCGCCGAATGGCTGCCCTTTCGCTGGATGATTTACGAACCCGCGAAGCTGCTGGTGCATTTCAGCTGGGCCGACTTCGCGCGCGTCTTGGGCGCGCAGGTCTTGGTTTTCGTGGTGGTTGGCGGAGTGGTGGCGCTCATGAATCACCGCGGACTCAAACGCTTGAACGTGAACGGAGGTTAG
- a CDS encoding ABC-2 family transporter protein, with protein sequence MRNSYFLFYLRNNLAAAMEYRFSFISQVMGMFINDTLWVIFWVMYFQKFPVLNGWTLNDLLVMWGSITFSFGLCFGFFWNVARLPELVVQGQLDYYLGHPRGVLAHLAVSHLRPVNLGDCLFGPLLLLFFVPMTGTQWLLFFLTGALAALIYFSFYLTVGSLAFYLRNAESVTGSVSTAIVHFSTYPTRIFEGWTRTLLFTVLPAGFISEVPVELVRNFRPELLGQMILAVAVYLGIALFVFHRGLKRYESGNLILMQR encoded by the coding sequence ATGCGGAACAGCTATTTTCTGTTTTATTTGCGGAACAACCTCGCGGCGGCGATGGAGTATCGTTTCTCGTTCATCAGCCAGGTCATGGGGATGTTCATCAACGACACCCTGTGGGTGATTTTTTGGGTGATGTACTTCCAAAAGTTTCCGGTCTTGAACGGCTGGACGCTGAACGACCTGCTCGTCATGTGGGGCAGCATCACCTTCAGCTTCGGGTTGTGCTTCGGCTTTTTCTGGAACGTGGCGCGGCTACCGGAGCTCGTCGTGCAGGGGCAGCTCGATTACTATCTGGGGCATCCGCGCGGCGTGCTCGCGCACTTGGCGGTCAGTCATTTGCGTCCCGTGAATCTGGGCGACTGTCTGTTCGGACCGCTGCTGCTTTTGTTTTTCGTCCCGATGACCGGCACGCAGTGGCTGCTGTTTTTCCTGACCGGAGCTCTGGCGGCTTTGATCTATTTTTCGTTTTACCTGACGGTGGGCTCGCTGGCGTTTTACCTGCGCAATGCCGAGTCGGTGACGGGGTCGGTCTCCACCGCGATCGTGCATTTCTCGACGTATCCGACGCGGATCTTCGAGGGCTGGACGCGGACGCTCCTCTTCACCGTGTTGCCGGCGGGTTTCATCAGCGAGGTGCCGGTGGAACTCGTGCGAAATTTCCGGCCCGAGCTTTTGGGGCAGATGATTCTGGCCGTGGCCGTGTACTTGGGAATTGCGCTTTTCGTCTTCCATCGGGGGCTCAAACGCTACGAATCCGGAAATTTGATCCTGATGCAGCGTTAG